The following are from one region of the Sandaracinus amylolyticus genome:
- the speA gene encoding biosynthetic arginine decarboxylase, translating to MDDEHEAETWTIQRSADLYQVRGWGHPYFTINQAGRVEVVPDPERPNLTIDLYELVNDLDARGLELPLLLRFSDVLRDRIKRINECFAKAIDEYQYKGAYRGVFPVKVNQQKHFIDEVVQFGAPWRLGLEAGSKPELLIALSAEQEAGGLVICNGYKDQAYIETALLAQRFDKTVIVVLERIEELDFTFRAFAKTGIRPTIGVRAKLGSRGMGRWADSTGERAKFGLTASEIVEVVDRLQEKGMLDCLQLLHFHAGSQISSIIPIKQAVREAANIFAELAKMGASMRYLDVGGGLAVDYDGSKTDFHASKNYNIQEYAYDVVAAVKESCEKYELTPPTIVTESGRAIAAHQSVLVYEVVGRNEVRFGKPQDPGPKAHKILQQLFETYQGIAPKNLQEAFHDASQAKEEAESLFKFGYLGLRERAQSERLFWSCCEKISDYAKTMKRVPEEVQQLDQVMAAMYYGNFSVFQSIPDSWAIDQLFPIMPIHRLDEEPTIKATIADLTCDSDGKVDHFIDVEDVKRVLPVHRWREGERYFMGIFLNGAYQEILGDLHNLFGDTNAVHVQLDGEGGYEVSHFVKGDTITQVLEYVEYEPGAMVERVRRQAERARRQGLITFDQVKMLMKHYEESLGSYTYLTQDE from the coding sequence ATGGACGACGAGCACGAGGCGGAGACCTGGACCATCCAGCGCAGCGCGGACCTGTACCAGGTGCGCGGCTGGGGCCATCCCTACTTCACGATCAACCAGGCGGGCCGCGTCGAGGTCGTCCCCGACCCCGAGCGCCCCAACCTCACGATCGATCTCTACGAGCTCGTCAACGATCTCGACGCGCGCGGCCTCGAGCTGCCGCTGCTGCTGCGCTTCTCCGACGTGCTGCGTGATCGCATCAAGCGCATCAACGAGTGCTTCGCGAAGGCGATCGACGAGTACCAGTACAAGGGCGCGTACCGCGGCGTCTTCCCGGTCAAGGTCAACCAGCAGAAGCACTTCATCGACGAAGTGGTGCAGTTCGGCGCGCCGTGGCGCCTCGGGCTCGAAGCGGGCAGCAAGCCCGAGCTGCTGATCGCGCTGAGCGCCGAGCAGGAGGCGGGCGGTCTCGTCATCTGCAACGGCTACAAGGACCAGGCGTACATCGAGACCGCGCTGCTCGCGCAGCGCTTCGACAAGACGGTCATCGTGGTCCTCGAGCGCATCGAGGAGCTCGACTTCACGTTCCGCGCGTTCGCGAAGACCGGCATCCGTCCGACGATCGGCGTGCGCGCGAAGCTCGGCAGCCGCGGCATGGGCCGCTGGGCGGACTCGACCGGTGAGCGCGCGAAGTTCGGCCTCACCGCGTCGGAGATCGTCGAGGTCGTCGACCGCCTGCAGGAGAAGGGCATGCTCGACTGCCTGCAGCTCCTGCACTTCCACGCGGGCAGCCAGATCTCGAGCATCATCCCGATCAAGCAGGCGGTGCGCGAGGCGGCGAACATCTTCGCGGAGCTCGCGAAGATGGGCGCGAGCATGCGCTACCTCGACGTCGGTGGTGGTCTCGCCGTCGACTACGACGGCAGCAAGACCGACTTCCACGCGTCGAAGAACTACAACATCCAGGAGTACGCGTACGACGTCGTCGCCGCGGTGAAGGAGTCGTGCGAGAAGTACGAGCTCACGCCGCCGACGATCGTGACCGAGTCGGGCCGCGCGATCGCCGCGCACCAGTCGGTGCTGGTCTACGAGGTCGTCGGTCGCAACGAGGTGCGCTTCGGCAAGCCGCAGGACCCCGGCCCGAAGGCGCACAAGATCCTGCAGCAGCTCTTCGAGACCTATCAGGGCATCGCGCCGAAGAACCTCCAGGAGGCCTTCCACGACGCGAGCCAGGCGAAGGAAGAGGCGGAGTCGCTCTTCAAGTTCGGCTACCTCGGCCTGCGCGAGCGCGCGCAGTCGGAGCGCCTCTTCTGGTCGTGCTGCGAGAAGATCTCGGACTACGCGAAGACGATGAAGCGCGTGCCCGAGGAAGTGCAGCAGCTCGATCAGGTCATGGCTGCGATGTACTACGGGAATTTCTCGGTCTTCCAGAGCATTCCCGACAGCTGGGCGATCGATCAGCTCTTCCCGATCATGCCGATCCACCGGCTCGACGAGGAGCCGACGATCAAGGCGACGATCGCCGACCTGACGTGCGACAGCGACGGCAAGGTCGACCACTTCATCGACGTCGAGGACGTGAAGCGCGTGCTGCCCGTGCACCGATGGCGCGAGGGCGAGCGCTACTTCATGGGCATCTTCCTGAACGGCGCGTACCAGGAGATCCTCGGCGACCTGCACAACCTGTTCGGCGACACGAACGCGGTGCACGTGCAGCTCGACGGCGAAGGCGGCTACGAGGTCTCGCACTTCGTGAAGGGCGACACGATCACGCAGGTGCTCGAGTACGTGGAGTACGAGCCCGGCGCGATGGTGGAGCGAGTGCGCCGCCAGGCCGAGCGCGCGCGGCGTCAGGGGCTCATCACCTTCGATCAGGTGAAGATGCTCATGAAGCACTACGAGGAATCGCTCGGCAGCTACACGTACCTCACGCAGGACGAGTAG
- a CDS encoding cytochrome c-type biogenesis protein: MERRTAWSIVIAIVVAASSASAQHAASSRATFLRFVAPCCWVEGLATHDSPLARELRDEIDRRVGAGDSAGAIESDLVARYGERILAVPAPLETTSGALFALLIGSLLVIVWIGARWSRRGGHAEPVARVDEEDDPALDQRLRDELDRHEG; this comes from the coding sequence ATGGAAAGGCGCACGGCTTGGTCGATCGTCATCGCGATCGTCGTCGCGGCGAGCAGCGCGAGCGCGCAGCACGCCGCCAGCTCGCGCGCGACGTTCTTGCGCTTCGTCGCACCGTGCTGCTGGGTCGAGGGCCTCGCGACCCACGACTCGCCGCTCGCACGGGAGCTGCGTGACGAGATCGATCGACGCGTGGGTGCCGGTGACTCCGCCGGCGCGATCGAGAGCGACCTCGTCGCGCGTTACGGCGAGCGGATCCTCGCGGTGCCGGCGCCGCTCGAGACGACGTCCGGGGCGCTCTTCGCGCTGCTGATCGGCTCGCTCCTCGTCATCGTCTGGATCGGCGCGCGCTGGTCGCGACGAGGAGGACACGCGGAGCCCGTCGCGCGCGTGGACGAGGAGGACGATCCTGCGCTCGATCAGCGCCTCCGCGACGAGCTGGATCGCCACGAGGGATGA
- a CDS encoding YHS domain-containing protein, with the protein MKRSILALLAAVALAACGGSSSSSTETASAEPSHHDETTAGAEQTALVPIGEAQIGDRSTCPVSGEEFVVTESSPTVTHEGRTYYFCCPHCAERFQANPAQFLQQQGATTESTEG; encoded by the coding sequence ATGAAGCGTTCCATCCTCGCGCTCCTCGCCGCCGTCGCGCTCGCTGCGTGTGGCGGCTCGAGCAGCTCCTCCACCGAGACCGCGTCGGCCGAGCCTTCGCACCACGACGAGACGACCGCGGGCGCCGAGCAGACCGCGCTCGTCCCGATCGGCGAAGCGCAGATCGGCGATCGCAGCACCTGCCCGGTGAGCGGCGAAGAGTTCGTCGTCACCGAGAGCTCGCCGACGGTCACGCACGAGGGCCGCACCTACTACTTCTGCTGCCCCCACTGCGCCGAGCGCTTCCAGGCGAACCCCGCGCAGTTCCTCCAGCAGCAGGGCGCGACGACCGAGTCGACCGAGGGCTGA
- the fni gene encoding type 2 isopentenyl-diphosphate Delta-isomerase produces the protein MSSEISRRKDEHIALASSDAVAFRQRTTLLEQVTLIHESLPELALDEIDLGTELLGKTLRAPIVIASMTGGTERAGSINRELASIAEARGYAIGLGSQRAMMRDPSMASTYRVRDVAPTALLLGNLGVVQARDLATADILRLIDDVGADALCLHMNPAQEVVQTGGDRDFRGGLETFARLAGELKIPVIAKETGCGVSARVAAKLRDVGVKTVDVSGAGGTSWVAVETLRAQGAAKDLGESFWDWGIPTAVSVAWVARAGLAPIATGGIKSGLDVARAIALGARAAGIARPVLQALQAGGRAGAEAFLDRVEAELRTAMLLCGAGTLDELRNAPRVLGPELSGWIGTM, from the coding sequence ATGAGCTCCGAGATCAGTCGCAGGAAGGACGAGCACATCGCGCTCGCATCGAGCGATGCGGTCGCGTTCCGACAGCGCACGACGCTGCTCGAGCAGGTCACGTTGATCCACGAGTCGCTCCCCGAGCTCGCGCTCGACGAGATCGACCTCGGGACCGAGCTGCTCGGCAAGACGTTGCGCGCGCCGATCGTGATCGCGTCGATGACGGGCGGCACCGAGCGCGCGGGATCGATCAATCGCGAGCTCGCGTCGATCGCCGAGGCGCGCGGCTACGCGATCGGCCTCGGGTCACAGCGCGCGATGATGCGCGATCCGAGCATGGCGTCGACGTACCGGGTGCGCGACGTCGCGCCCACCGCGCTCTTGCTCGGCAACCTCGGCGTGGTGCAGGCGCGCGACCTCGCGACCGCCGACATCCTGCGGTTGATCGACGACGTGGGCGCGGACGCGCTCTGCCTGCACATGAACCCCGCGCAGGAGGTCGTGCAGACAGGTGGCGATCGCGATTTCCGCGGAGGGCTCGAGACGTTCGCGAGGCTCGCCGGAGAGCTGAAGATCCCGGTGATTGCCAAGGAGACGGGCTGCGGCGTGAGCGCGCGCGTGGCCGCGAAGCTGCGCGACGTCGGCGTGAAGACGGTCGACGTGAGCGGCGCGGGCGGCACGTCGTGGGTCGCGGTCGAGACGCTGCGGGCGCAGGGCGCGGCGAAGGATCTCGGCGAGAGCTTCTGGGACTGGGGGATCCCGACGGCGGTGAGCGTCGCGTGGGTCGCGCGCGCCGGGCTCGCGCCGATCGCGACCGGCGGCATCAAGAGCGGGCTCGACGTGGCGCGGGCGATCGCGCTCGGGGCGCGGGCCGCGGGCATCGCACGGCCGGTGCTGCAAGCGCTGCAAGCGGGCGGACGCGCCGGCGCCGAGGCGTTCCTCGATCGTGTGGAGGCCGAGCTGCGGACCGCGATGCTGCTCTGCGGCGCGGGGACCCTCGACGAGCTGCGCAACGCGCCGCGGGTGCTGGGCCCCGAGCTCAGCGGGTGGATCGGCACGATGTAG
- a CDS encoding polyprenyl synthetase family protein, whose product MDARLARFFEDERRAASGLASEALELVEAIAALTMRGGKRLRPAVLVAAFRAVEPERDWRLTVDAGAALEVLQSYLLIHDDWMDGDDQRRGGPSVHAALGAKLGDAHLGASLAILAGDLGSAYAQRLFLGSVPHAARPVELHDAFVRMQVEVVMGQSLDLLASTDVSRMQQLKTGSYTVAGPLRMGALIGGASDAQLEALEAYGTPLGEAFQVRDDLLGTFGDPRQTGKPSGNDLRAGKRTALVLECERLVPASERGALTRVLGKKDASDEDVAAATELFVKSGARKNVEHRLARLLDQACTALEGGALLDPGRTMLRDLAGMLAIRDR is encoded by the coding sequence GTGGACGCGCGTCTCGCACGCTTCTTCGAGGACGAGCGTCGGGCTGCGAGCGGGCTCGCGTCGGAGGCCCTGGAGCTGGTCGAGGCGATCGCGGCGCTCACGATGCGCGGCGGCAAGCGCCTTCGCCCCGCGGTGCTGGTCGCGGCGTTCCGCGCGGTCGAGCCCGAGCGCGACTGGCGCCTCACCGTCGACGCGGGCGCTGCGCTCGAGGTGCTGCAGAGCTATCTGCTCATCCACGACGACTGGATGGACGGCGACGATCAGCGCCGCGGCGGTCCCTCGGTGCACGCGGCGCTCGGTGCGAAGCTCGGCGACGCGCACCTCGGCGCGAGCCTCGCGATCCTCGCGGGTGATCTCGGCTCGGCGTACGCACAGCGTCTCTTCCTGGGCTCGGTGCCGCACGCGGCGCGACCGGTGGAGCTGCACGACGCGTTCGTGCGCATGCAGGTCGAGGTCGTGATGGGCCAGAGCCTCGACCTGCTCGCGAGCACCGACGTCTCGCGCATGCAGCAGCTCAAGACGGGCAGCTACACGGTGGCCGGCCCGCTGCGCATGGGCGCGCTGATCGGCGGAGCGAGCGACGCGCAGCTCGAGGCGCTCGAGGCGTACGGCACGCCGCTCGGCGAGGCGTTCCAGGTGCGCGACGATCTGCTCGGCACGTTCGGCGATCCGCGCCAGACCGGGAAGCCCTCGGGCAACGATCTGCGCGCGGGCAAGCGCACGGCGCTGGTGCTCGAGTGCGAGCGCCTCGTGCCCGCGAGCGAGCGAGGCGCGCTCACGCGCGTGCTCGGCAAGAAGGACGCGAGCGACGAGGACGTGGCGGCGGCGACCGAGCTCTTCGTGAAGAGCGGCGCGCGCAAGAACGTGGAGCATCGGCTCGCGCGGCTGCTCGATCAGGCGTGCACCGCGCTCGAGGGCGGAGCGCTGCTCGATCCCGGCCGCACGATGCTGCGTGACCTCGCGGGCATGCTCGCGATCCGCGATCGATGA
- the mvk gene encoding mevalonate kinase, protein MSDARGIGVGEAHGKVILLGEHSVVYGRPALAAGLPRGASARAMDAEGESSLHVTPWDVTVTPRDERSLGKAFGVLLEAACVERPVRIEARVDLPGGSGLGSSAALGVAVLRAIDALRGVERDDASALEVSLAWERVFHGNPSGVDNAMSIAGGLAWYVRGRAIERVRARRAIPLVIGDSGEACSTKITVGEVARQHEKSPERMEKQFDAIAAIVRNGRLAAEQGDLKALGQLFDMNQSLLAGMLISTATLEEMIGVARAAGAYGAKLTGGGGGGCMIAVTEDRAGAEKVRAAIEEQCGKRAFVALVGGDQER, encoded by the coding sequence ATGAGCGACGCGCGCGGCATCGGCGTGGGCGAGGCGCACGGCAAGGTCATCCTGCTGGGCGAGCACTCGGTGGTGTACGGGCGCCCCGCGCTCGCGGCAGGTCTTCCGCGCGGTGCGAGCGCGCGCGCGATGGACGCCGAGGGCGAGAGCTCGCTGCACGTGACGCCCTGGGACGTGACCGTCACGCCGCGCGACGAGCGCTCGCTCGGCAAGGCGTTCGGCGTGCTGCTCGAGGCCGCGTGCGTCGAGCGTCCGGTGCGCATCGAGGCGCGCGTGGATCTGCCGGGCGGATCGGGGCTGGGCTCGAGCGCAGCGCTCGGGGTCGCGGTGCTGCGCGCGATCGACGCGCTGCGCGGGGTCGAGCGCGACGACGCGTCGGCGCTCGAGGTCTCCCTCGCGTGGGAGCGCGTGTTCCACGGCAACCCGAGCGGCGTCGACAACGCGATGTCGATCGCGGGTGGGCTCGCCTGGTACGTGCGCGGCCGAGCGATCGAGCGCGTGCGCGCGCGGCGCGCGATCCCGCTGGTGATCGGCGACTCGGGCGAGGCGTGCTCGACGAAGATCACGGTGGGCGAGGTCGCGCGGCAGCACGAGAAGAGCCCCGAGCGCATGGAGAAGCAGTTCGACGCGATCGCGGCGATCGTGCGCAACGGGCGCCTCGCGGCGGAGCAAGGTGATCTGAAGGCGCTCGGTCAGCTCTTCGACATGAACCAGTCGTTGCTCGCCGGGATGTTGATCTCGACCGCGACCCTCGAAGAGATGATCGGCGTGGCGCGCGCGGCGGGCGCATACGGCGCGAAGCTCACCGGCGGCGGCGGCGGCGGCTGCATGATCGCGGTGACCGAGGATCGCGCGGGCGCGGAGAAGGTGCGCGCGGCGATCGAAGAGCAGTGCGGCAAGCGCGCGTTCGTCGCGCTGGTCGGCGGAGATCAAGAGCGATGA
- the mvaD gene encoding diphosphomevalonate decarboxylase: MSAPGKADAIARANIALAKYWGKSDDRLNLPAVPSLSITLDPMRTETRVELDERLDADVFELDGKVALPKETARVTAMLDRVRAESGIAAKARVTSRNHFPTASGLASSASGFAALAAASRAAYGLARDDAKASAMARRASASAARSIYGGFVELPAGEPGDDVLSAIPRHDASHWDLRVVVAVITEGRKDVGSREGMGHSRETSPYWRAWVESAPKMCAVIREAIAARDYERLGPVVEQSFTTMHALAFTSSPSTMYFQPASIAALQTVKQLRDRGVPVWPTMDAGPHVKAMCPGEAAAQVEEALAGTPGVLRVLHARPGAGVEVG; this comes from the coding sequence ATGAGCGCACCGGGCAAGGCGGACGCGATCGCGCGCGCGAACATCGCGCTCGCGAAGTACTGGGGCAAGAGCGACGACCGGCTGAACCTGCCCGCGGTGCCGAGCCTGTCGATCACGCTCGATCCGATGCGGACCGAGACGCGCGTCGAGCTCGACGAGCGGCTGGACGCGGACGTGTTCGAGCTCGACGGGAAGGTCGCGCTGCCGAAGGAGACGGCGCGCGTCACCGCGATGCTCGATCGGGTGCGCGCGGAGAGCGGCATCGCGGCGAAGGCACGGGTGACGAGCCGCAATCACTTCCCGACGGCGTCGGGGCTCGCGTCGAGCGCGTCGGGGTTCGCGGCGCTGGCGGCGGCGTCCCGCGCGGCGTACGGGCTGGCGCGCGACGACGCGAAGGCGAGCGCGATGGCGCGTCGTGCGAGCGCGAGCGCGGCGCGATCGATCTACGGCGGGTTCGTGGAGCTGCCGGCGGGTGAGCCGGGCGACGACGTTCTGTCGGCGATCCCGCGGCACGATGCGTCGCACTGGGATCTGCGCGTGGTGGTCGCGGTGATCACCGAGGGGCGCAAGGACGTGGGGTCGCGCGAGGGCATGGGCCACTCGCGCGAGACGTCGCCCTACTGGCGCGCGTGGGTCGAGAGCGCACCGAAGATGTGCGCGGTGATCCGCGAGGCGATCGCGGCGCGCGACTACGAGCGGCTCGGGCCGGTGGTCGAGCAGAGCTTCACGACGATGCACGCGCTCGCGTTCACGAGCTCGCCGTCGACGATGTACTTCCAGCCGGCGAGCATCGCGGCGCTGCAGACGGTGAAGCAGCTGCGCGATCGCGGGGTGCCGGTGTGGCCGACGATGGACGCGGGGCCGCACGTGAAGGCGATGTGCCCGGGCGAGGCCGCGGCGCAGGTCGAGGAAGCGCTCGCGGGGACGCCGGGGGTGCTGCGGGTGCTGCACGCACGGCCGGGCGCGGGGGTCGAGGTCGGCTGA
- a CDS encoding hydroxymethylglutaryl-CoA reductase, degradative, producing the protein MVTSRLPGFYKLTLIERRRLAEASLGLPPGALDRALEQGGLDPETADKTIENVIGTYAMPLALTLNVQINGRDYLAPMVVEEPSVVAAASNASKMIRAGGGFEAEADAPIMISQIQLDEVPDVAGAREALLEETTKRELLALADAAVPNLVARGGGARDLEVRDLGDGWMVVHVLVDCRDAMGANLVNTVAESLAPRVAEIAGGRIGLRILSNLTDRRMVRVKCRVPASALEGEGFTGEEVRDGIVRASEFASRDPYRAATHNKGIMNGIDPVVIATGNDWRAVEAGAHAWAAKDGKYGPLCTWCVGEDGALEGTMELPLALGIVGGTLRVHQAARFSLGIAGVDSAQELAMVAACVGVSSNLSALRALATVGIQRGHMALHARSVAIAAGARGDLVEIVAAEIHEAGTVTVEAARAALKRLAPDAELQAAE; encoded by the coding sequence ATGGTCACCTCGCGCTTGCCCGGCTTCTACAAGCTCACGCTGATCGAGCGTCGCCGCCTCGCCGAGGCATCGCTCGGTCTGCCGCCCGGCGCGCTCGATCGCGCGCTCGAGCAGGGTGGCCTCGACCCCGAGACCGCCGACAAGACCATCGAGAACGTGATCGGCACCTACGCGATGCCGCTCGCGCTCACGCTCAACGTGCAGATCAACGGACGCGACTACCTCGCGCCGATGGTCGTCGAAGAGCCCAGCGTCGTCGCCGCGGCGTCGAACGCGTCCAAGATGATCCGCGCGGGCGGTGGCTTCGAGGCCGAGGCCGACGCGCCGATCATGATCTCGCAGATCCAGCTCGACGAAGTGCCGGACGTCGCGGGCGCGCGCGAGGCGCTGCTCGAGGAGACGACGAAGCGCGAGCTGCTCGCGCTCGCCGACGCAGCGGTGCCCAACCTCGTCGCACGCGGTGGTGGCGCGCGCGATCTCGAGGTGCGCGATCTCGGCGACGGCTGGATGGTCGTGCACGTCCTCGTCGACTGCCGCGACGCGATGGGCGCGAACCTGGTGAACACCGTCGCCGAGTCGCTCGCACCGCGCGTCGCCGAGATCGCCGGTGGGCGCATCGGCCTGCGCATCCTCTCGAACCTCACCGATCGCCGCATGGTGCGCGTGAAGTGCCGCGTGCCCGCGAGCGCGCTCGAGGGCGAGGGCTTCACCGGCGAGGAAGTGCGCGACGGCATCGTGCGCGCGAGCGAGTTCGCGTCGCGCGATCCCTACCGCGCCGCGACGCACAACAAGGGCATCATGAACGGGATCGATCCCGTCGTGATCGCGACCGGCAACGACTGGCGCGCCGTGGAAGCGGGCGCGCACGCGTGGGCCGCGAAGGACGGCAAATACGGCCCGCTCTGCACGTGGTGCGTGGGCGAGGACGGCGCGCTCGAGGGCACGATGGAGCTGCCGCTCGCGCTCGGCATCGTCGGCGGGACGCTGCGCGTGCACCAGGCCGCGCGCTTCTCGCTCGGGATCGCGGGTGTGGACTCGGCGCAGGAGCTCGCGATGGTCGCGGCGTGTGTCGGCGTGTCGTCGAACCTCTCGGCGCTGCGTGCGCTCGCGACGGTCGGCATCCAGCGCGGGCACATGGCGCTGCACGCGCGCAGCGTCGCGATCGCGGCCGGCGCGCGCGGTGATCTCGTCGAGATCGTCGCCGCGGAGATCCACGAGGCGGGCACGGTGACGGTCGAGGCGGCGCGCGCCGCGCTCAAGCGTCTCGCGCCCGACGCGGAGCTCCAGGCCGCCGAGTGA
- a CDS encoding alpha/beta fold hydrolase: MSLAAAGQPISARGLAWVVCAAGAIVALAIGTRIARRIAGAIVLVWLGVIVATLAWPTREHGYLDAIVLPSGERPSPLSRLFSERDVSLVGVRLMRVTRGVSGRELEAFDVASVYDAIEASDGTVTSTPFVSTVLGEQRASRFDAFVHEESARWVVFLHGYGGSFASYCWVVAHAAERAGWSTVCPATSFSEHWESGHGPAIARRTLDFVRARGGDTIVLAGLSNGGVGASRLARELEIDGLVLISGLDDHTMPIAIPTLVWHGTHDERFPIDLSRAWAERAGAQMIEVDGDHFALIEQREDFSGALETFLRGIAR, from the coding sequence GTGTCGTTGGCGGCGGCGGGACAGCCGATCAGCGCGCGTGGGCTCGCGTGGGTCGTGTGCGCGGCCGGAGCGATCGTCGCGCTCGCGATCGGGACGCGGATCGCGCGGCGCATCGCGGGCGCGATCGTGCTCGTGTGGCTCGGTGTCATCGTCGCGACGCTGGCGTGGCCCACTCGCGAGCATGGGTACCTCGATGCGATCGTGCTGCCCTCGGGCGAGCGCCCATCGCCTCTCTCGCGGCTGTTCTCGGAGCGCGACGTGAGCCTCGTCGGCGTGCGGCTCATGCGGGTGACGCGCGGCGTGAGCGGGCGCGAGCTCGAGGCCTTCGACGTCGCGTCCGTCTACGACGCGATCGAGGCGAGCGATGGCACGGTGACGAGCACGCCGTTCGTGTCGACGGTGCTCGGCGAGCAACGCGCATCACGCTTCGACGCGTTCGTGCACGAGGAGAGCGCGCGCTGGGTCGTGTTCCTCCACGGCTACGGCGGCAGCTTCGCGTCGTATTGCTGGGTCGTGGCGCACGCGGCGGAGCGCGCGGGATGGAGCACGGTGTGCCCGGCGACGTCGTTCTCGGAGCACTGGGAGTCCGGCCACGGACCGGCGATCGCACGTCGTACCCTGGACTTCGTGAGGGCGCGCGGCGGCGACACGATCGTGCTCGCGGGGCTATCGAACGGCGGAGTCGGCGCGTCGCGCCTCGCGCGCGAGCTCGAGATCGACGGGCTCGTGCTGATCTCGGGGCTCGACGATCACACGATGCCGATCGCGATCCCGACGCTGGTGTGGCACGGCACGCACGACGAGCGCTTCCCGATCGATCTCTCGCGCGCGTGGGCGGAGCGCGCGGGCGCGCAGATGATCGAGGTCGACGGCGATCACTTTGCGCTGATCGAGCAGCGCGAGGACTTCAGCGGCGCGCTCGAGACGTTCTTGCGCGGGATCGCGCGGTGA